ctcccctGTGTCTGAACTGATTGAGAAATAGAATTATAAAAGTAGGCAGATAGGGAGAATTATAGCTTATACTGCTTGAAAACACGGTCCTTAATATTAAACCCTGTTGCTAGGAAGACTTATTACTCAATCACATAAAACAGTAGGAATGCCATTGTTTAACTCACAATCATTCATTTACCATCAATGAAGCTTAAATTTCTGGGAGATATAATCATTGaatattatttcacttaaaactGTCACAATGTGGTCATACAAATGGAGACCCAAAGGGGAAATATCATTTACCTGAAGTCAGATAGCTTCAAGGTAGGTAGACGCAAAGCTAGAACTAGAATCCAGTCTTCTGATGCCTGATATGGATTTTCTACTAGGGCATTGTGCTGCCTCATTTCTCAAGAACTGAGTTGCTGCTGCCAGAAGTGTCTCTGACATGccaatttcaatttctttaacatCCTCACCGACAGTGTGCAAGGACAGTGTCCTACTCACTTTAACCAACACTTATTATTCATCTTTTAATAACAGCCATTCTAAGAGACATGAAGAGGTATCTCATTGTGATGttaatttgcacttccctgatgaCTACAGTTAtggagaattttttcatatatcttttcTATATCCAAAGAAATTGACATTGGTACATGAAAGAaatatctgcattcccatgttcattTCAGCACTACTCATAGTAGCCAGGATATGAAGTCAACCTGAGTGTCCATTGACCaatgaattaataaagaaaacatgatatatatatataaaatagaatactatacatatataaacatacatatataaataaatatataaacatatataaacaatactatacatatataaacaaacataaataaagaaaacataatatatataaatagaataCTATACATatacgtatacatatatataatagaatactataccaatgaatgaaataagaaaacatgatatatatacatatatatataatagaatactatacaaccttaaaaagaagaaaattctgtcatttgcaaaaacatggatggaactagaggatATTATTCTGAGttaaataagccaagcacagaaagacaaatactgtatgatcttaTTTATACATGGAATCTGAAAATAATCAATCTATGTCAACATAGAGTAGAAAGATGGTTACCATCGGCTGGTTGGGAGAAAAGAATAGGGAAAGGGGAGATAGTGATAAAAGGATTCAGTGGTTCAATTAGACTGGAGGAATAAGTTTTAGTAATCTATTACATTTTATGGTGATCACAGTCAATGTATTATATATTCCAAAATTGctaacatagatttttttttccatccttttggCTTAACTTTATTATTCTTCTCTCATATGAGAGGCAGCATTATCAGTCTTCAAGCCAAACCTCCTTCTCCTTCACCAGCCCCCTCCCACTAGTTATCAACCATTAAAAGACATCTTCCTAAATTTTTGTGGAATTGATTTCTTCTCTATTAGAGTTCCCTTTTGGAAGTCCATTTCTTCATAAGTCTGGCATGTGAGATTTTAATTGctctgctgtatttttctcttcttcagtcaGTGGTGACAGCTCCAGGTCTGTTTGCTTTTGTAGTTGTATCATGTTTATAGTCTTATTCACAGTAGTACAAATGCCGCTCTTAGTCTCTTTCTGCTCAACAGCAGCTAGTTTGAAGCGTGTGTACAAAGTTTGATATCGAGACTTTATCGCTGGCATTTCCTTTAACAGTGTAACTGGACTTTTCTCGCCTGCTGAATCAGGATGATTAGTCTTGATTTCATTTTCCAGCCTGTACTGAATGTAATCCAGATCAGAGTCAGCTTTCTGGAACATCAGTTCCAGCTTATCGACCTCCGCCTCCATGTTGAATAGTTGACATTCCTCAGATGCTAACATAAATTTTTAACCTTCTCATCGCacaaataaaagtataaagtGGTGAGGTGATAGATATATTATTAAGCTTGACTGAATATTtccataatgtatacatatatgaaaacatCACATTACATCCCATAAATTTAcacaattatttgtcaatttataAATAGAAGTATCTATGAATGTTTTTTGCTGAATATGATACCTAAGTCTTAGTCATAAAGCTAATCAATAAATTGatttatgcattcatttatttattcataaaacatttattgaacctACTGTGTCCAAGGGATTTCTGTACCTATGGAGGATCCCacagcaaataaaacaaatgaagatCCTTTGCTCATGtaacatgctttctttttttttttttattgttaaatcatagctgtgatgtAACATGCTTTCTGCTGCGggtatatagaaaataaataacactggttaatatatacctcatctcatttacttaattattatgtcaacaagtgtgatgtaagcgttcctaattctatatgaaatcagcacattgtaccctataaatgaattaatgtatacatgatctatgtgtttatggtttaataaaaaatttaaaaaaagaaaataaaaacaagcaagcagGCAAACAGACAAATACATGCTATTTCAGGTGGAGGTAAATGCAGAGCAAAGGGATAGAGAAAGGAGCACAGTGCCATCTCCTTTCTCTTGAAAGAGGGGATCTTTGAGTGGGGATCTTTGAGCAGAGTTGGAAGACATAAGTGGGTGAGTCATACAAATTATTCGGGAGAAGAAGCTTTCAGGCAAGTGCAAAGCCCCTGGGGCAAGAAGGTGTTTGGCATGTTTGGCAAATAGCAAGGAGGTCATTGGCTACAGCATGGAGTTTGAGGGGTAATGACAGGAAAGACTGGCTGTCAGCTCATCAAGGGAGCCCAGGTTATGTTGATCTTTGTGAGAAATTATAAAGACTTATGCAGAGTGAGACGAGAAAGGATTTGAATAGCATTTTTAAACAGTTCCTCTGACTTCTGTGTAGGGAATAGGGGAGGGGGTAACAATCAATGGAAGCCTTAgactaggtagagtgccattacAATGATTCAGGCCAGAGAAGGAACTGCTGGCTTGGAACCAAGCTGTGGTAGTGGAGATAAAAAGAAGGGGTCAGTTTTAGGATTTTGCCTGTGCATTGAAAAGAATAGGCAGGCAGGACACTGCTCATTGGAATGTAAGATAGTGAAGGAATAGGCTGGGCTGTGGGGCATCAGAAATTTTGGGGTGAGACATGTTAAGTTTGGGAGACTTATTAGATATTCAAGAGGTGATGTACACAGGAAGGTTAGCTAGCTAAGCCTGGATTTCAAGACAGAGGTCAATGGAGAATGTAAACAAGGTGGTCATTAGTCTGTAGGTGGTATTTACAGCTCTGGAGCTTCACCCTGGAGCTGGAGAAGATGACCTGGAGAGTGAGCGTAGCTAGAGAGAACAAGAAATCTGAAGACAGAACATGAGGGTATTCTGAAGCTAAAAAGTCAGGAAGAGGGAAAGGATCTGACAAAGGAAATTAAGAGGTAAAACCAGAAACTATGAAGGGCATCCCTGACTCCAACTGAGATAAATATTTCAAGAGAAAGGAAGTTTAAATAAGATAAGTACTGAGGATTGACTATTGGGTTTAGCAACACAGAGATCATTGTTGACCCTAACATGAACAATTTTGGTGaaataatgaagacaaaaatacCTGATTCTAGCCTGGTTCAAGAGACAAAGGAAGAAGATGATATAGAGGGGCTATAAGTATAGCTAAAAACTAATTCCATCAAGGAAATTTGCTGTAAAGAGAAATTGTGAATGAGTCAATAGTTGGAGCAGGGTGTGGGGTCGGAGGGGGAATTTAAGAAAGTACATACTATAGTATGTTTGTTTGCTAATGGGAATAATTGAGTAGAGAGGGGAAATTTGATAGTGGAGGAGAGAGAGTGGGAATATTGTTGAGGTGATGAGGATATTAGAAGGATTAGGATCTGGTGCCTAACTGGGAGCAGAGTGAGTTCATTAATGGGTAGCAGTGGGGAGTTTAGTAGGCATGATGATAAAGCAAGTGGAAAGTTCTTTACAGGTATTTTCTCATTGAAATAGAAGACAGCCTGAAACTAAGAGTGGTAAAGAAGGTGTTAGAGATTTGAGGAGAGCAGAGAAGTTTATTAAATAACTACCTAGGACAGTGGGAGAATGATTGGGCTGGGGAAATATACTGGGAGTTCCCATGAGTTTAGTGGCcatgaatttaaaatgaaaacaaattattgAGGTTCTGTTTTCCTGCTACTCAATTTAATTGTGTGAATGCAAGTGAAGATGAGAAAAAATTGGTTTAAGTAGGACTGTAATTCTGCCAAACAAATGTGATGAAGTGTAAAAAGGCAAAGGAGTTGAGATATAGGTAAAGTAGTGATTATAATTATGGATCATAGAAAGTGAAGCTGACTAAGTCAAAAAGTGAGAGCTTGGGAGAGCAAGGAACAGTGAGAAACCTGTAGGATCCATGAACTGTAAGTCACAGTGGAGCCAAAGAATTTTAAGAGTCTGGGAACCATATACCGTGAGCTAGAAAGTTAGGAGGTGGTAATAGGTGGGTGGAATTCCTACAGTTGACATCATGGAGGTGTTGATGTTGTTTTTAAGGATGTGGTTAATGTATGGCTGAGGGAATGAGTGCTTGAGGTGAGGCAGAGGGTGTGGTCATGGGAGAGATGTGGCCAAGGAACCTAGAGGTGAGGGTGTAGAAAGATCACATTAATGGATGTCACAGTCTGGAGCAACTAACATGCTCAGTAAGCAGACGGCCATGTTAGAATACTCCTTCAACATCATTAGTtaccagaaaaatgcaaatcaaagccacaatgaaaCACCGATAGGATGGCTATGAAGAAAAAGACTGACAATAACCAGTGTTAGAGAGAATATGAAGACATGGAACCCTCATTcattattggtgggaatgtaaaatgctgCAGCCACTTAGGAAGCCAATTTGGCAGGTGCTCAAATTGTTAAATGTATAGTTATGGTGAGACCTAGCAATTGCTCTCCTAGGTGTatattcaagagaaatgaaaaatatgtctacacaaaaactcatacaaaaatgggaatagaagcattattcatagtagtgaaaaagtggaaaaaacccaaatgctcattaactgatgaatggataaacagaatgtggtatatccatacaatggaatattattcatcaaataacaataaataaggCACAGATgcatgctacaatatggatgaacatttaaaacattatgctaagtaagaGAAGCAAAGCATATGCCAGACATATGTCTGATtccatatatataaaatgtccagaataggcaaatctgtagagagagaaaatagattcGTGGCTGCCTAGAGAGAGTGTGTGCTAATGAATACCacgtacagggtttctttttaggttgatgaaaatgttctaaaactagaTTGTGGCAATGGTTGTACAACTTTGTGGATTTGCTAAGAATctttaaattgtacattttagaTAGGTAATTTTATGGTGTGTGAATGCCATCTCAATAAAGATAttataaaaagagaactatgCTAGAAGTACTGTTGAAGAAGTGACAGCAATCTAAGAGCTAAGAACTTCAAGGAATAAAGGGTAGTGACCTGAGGGGGATTGcagatgacagaagaaaggaaggggcaTAGACTAATGGTATAAACTTCAactgtagtgtgtgtgtgtttgtagaaGAATAGAAGTGTGACCTAGAAAAGGTGATGAGGAAAAAAGGAGActtttctctttataataaaCTCATAGAATAAGTACTGTTATACCCATTACATCTGCCAGGAGTTTCAAAGCGGAGAAATACACTTGATGGTTTGCCCTTTTTAGTAGTGGAGAAGTGGAGATTCATATATAAGTGTCTCTACTCCGGTGCCCATCACAAAATATATAACTCCCATCATAAAGGGGGTCGCCAGTATCTCTACTAACTCAGTTCAGTTCTTCAAGTTCAATTCTCAGCATATGTAGGCACAGTGAAAGAGAGAAGACATTTCCTCCCACATCAGCTAGATTTCAGGCGGACAAAGACTGTGGAAGGAACCTGGGGAGAAGTCATTGAAAATGCAGGGATCTTGCTGGTGAAGACCCCATGTGCAGAGGGCACTGCAGAGGGCTTTGGGGAGGCTAGAATAGGAGTGGGATTTGGGGATGTACAGAGCAGTGTGGGGGTTAGAATCTGTTTATGAGAGATTACTTCATAG
This region of Nycticebus coucang isolate mNycCou1 chromosome 2, mNycCou1.pri, whole genome shotgun sequence genomic DNA includes:
- the LOC128575353 gene encoding spindle and kinetochore-associated protein 2-like, giving the protein MEAEVDKLELMFQKADSDLDYIQYRLENEIKTNHPDSAGEKSPVTLLKEMPAIKSRYQTLYTRFKLAAVEQKETKSGICTTVNKTINMIQLQKQTDLELSPLTEEEKNTAEQLKSHMPDL